The following are from one region of the Halalkalicoccus sp. NIPERK01 genome:
- a CDS encoding amino acid-binding protein, with protein MSDARAHTVRLELTDEPGELLNALAPIADNGGNLLSIYHERGNLTPRGRIPVEVDLECAPERFPGIVEALRDAGINVIQAGEERYAEEVSVVLVGPLIETDLSDTLRWFEECANLSVLDFSLSAPEDDRPSARLRLAAQANGVSEALKRVRELAAEKGLLVIEPQLEREVEA; from the coding sequence GTGAGCGACGCCCGCGCACACACCGTCCGGCTCGAACTCACGGACGAGCCGGGCGAACTGCTGAACGCACTGGCCCCGATCGCCGACAACGGCGGCAACCTGCTGTCGATCTACCACGAGCGGGGCAACCTCACCCCACGAGGGCGGATCCCCGTCGAGGTCGACCTCGAGTGTGCCCCCGAACGCTTTCCGGGGATCGTCGAGGCGCTCCGGGATGCGGGTATCAACGTCATCCAGGCCGGCGAGGAGCGCTACGCCGAGGAGGTCTCGGTCGTGCTCGTCGGCCCGCTCATCGAGACGGACCTCTCGGACACCCTCCGGTGGTTCGAGGAGTGTGCGAACCTCTCCGTACTGGACTTCTCGCTGTCGGCCCCCGAGGACGACCGCCCGAGCGCCCGGCTCCGGCTGGCCGCCCAGGCGAACGGCGTCTCGGAGGCCCTCAAGCGGGTTCGCGAACTCGCCGCCGAGAAGGGACTGCTCGTGATCGAACCCCAACTCGAACGGGAGGTGGAGGCGTGA